The Faecalibacter sp. LW9 genome has a segment encoding these proteins:
- a CDS encoding GumC family protein, whose protein sequence is MEKHKEIDFGNDSNSSFDIREIIFPYLKFWYLFVIGAFIALGIAHTYLRYAVNTYSSSAKILVNDKNAKNIQLAALDSRISGKEADSDLSDLIEIIKSRKIISKVVENNKLNITYTRVGRIKEIEVFGEDSPVKVIFIQHETATKDNLSGKYHIRIDSQTQFTDVETNKTYHFGQKIHNPYGDFILVANDGKDLKFERGTELVIKFAPFLATVNSYKSRVQISALGGGSRILNISLVDNITKRANIFIDELVKEFNNDLVNDDVKIVNATSKFINERLGIVTAELQGVDRHLESYKTSNNITNLEAESGLYLNNATQTEKAILDYHNQLSLVDFMNSALQNNRDNLLPTNIGLTDGTITNTINQYNNLVLAKEEKLKNVTEQHDDVKTIQKQINDLKINLRSSFKLYRNNVQTSINSLQTQKSGINSRLSKIPSQERVFKDISRQQQIVEALYLFLLQKREESEIKAAASPEHIKIVDSAIGTGLVSPNSKMIYFGALALGLAIPFGFVFLRQLLNNKIHTKEDVEKLVGAPVVGMIPNSDVKIVKNNDNSETAESFRMLRTNINFMTKSQRDSGKVIYVTSSISGEGKTYIATNLTQIMTFSNDRVLLIGADIRNPKIMEYLNITSIPRRTTGVTNFLADDNIQVEDIINKNISEYAFDFITSGDIPPNPAELLMNGRFSKIIEYARHHYDYIIVDTAPINLVTDTVLIADDADVTLYISRANYTDKNLLDIPKQMYSEKILKNMSMVVNDLDMNRGYGYRHGYGYGYGYGYGYRYIDETPFYKKIFKRFKS, encoded by the coding sequence ATGGAGAAGCATAAAGAGATTGATTTTGGGAATGACTCAAATTCATCTTTTGATATTAGGGAAATCATATTCCCCTATCTAAAATTTTGGTACCTATTTGTCATTGGAGCATTTATAGCCCTTGGAATAGCTCATACCTATTTACGCTATGCGGTTAACACCTATTCATCTTCCGCTAAAATATTAGTAAATGATAAAAATGCAAAAAATATTCAACTTGCAGCTTTAGATAGTAGGATTTCTGGTAAAGAAGCAGACTCCGATTTATCAGATTTAATTGAAATCATAAAATCTAGAAAAATTATCTCTAAAGTTGTAGAAAATAACAAATTAAACATTACATATACTCGCGTGGGACGCATCAAAGAAATTGAGGTATTTGGAGAAGATTCACCCGTAAAAGTTATTTTTATTCAACATGAAACTGCGACGAAGGATAATTTATCTGGAAAATATCATATTCGAATTGATTCACAAACTCAATTTACTGATGTAGAAACCAATAAAACCTATCATTTTGGACAAAAAATTCACAATCCTTACGGAGACTTTATTTTAGTTGCTAATGATGGAAAAGATTTAAAATTTGAACGTGGAACAGAATTAGTTATCAAATTTGCTCCATTTTTAGCGACAGTAAATTCTTATAAAAGTCGAGTGCAAATTTCGGCATTAGGTGGTGGGTCCCGTATCTTAAATATTTCATTGGTTGATAATATTACCAAAAGAGCAAATATTTTTATTGATGAACTTGTTAAAGAATTCAATAATGATTTAGTCAATGATGATGTAAAAATTGTTAATGCCACTTCTAAATTTATCAACGAACGTCTAGGAATTGTAACTGCCGAATTACAAGGAGTGGATCGCCATTTAGAGTCGTATAAAACTTCAAATAATATCACCAATCTTGAAGCTGAATCTGGATTATATTTAAATAATGCGACACAAACCGAAAAAGCGATTTTAGATTATCACAATCAGTTGTCGTTGGTTGATTTTATGAATAGTGCGTTACAAAACAACAGAGATAATTTATTACCTACAAATATTGGATTAACTGATGGTACAATAACCAACACCATCAACCAATACAATAATTTAGTACTCGCAAAAGAAGAGAAGCTAAAAAACGTTACTGAACAACATGATGATGTAAAGACAATTCAAAAACAAATTAATGATTTGAAAATCAACTTGCGATCAAGTTTTAAATTGTATCGTAATAATGTCCAAACATCTATAAATTCATTACAAACTCAGAAATCAGGCATTAATTCGCGTTTATCTAAAATTCCTTCTCAAGAAAGAGTATTTAAAGATATTTCGAGACAACAACAAATTGTAGAAGCTTTATATTTATTCTTGTTACAAAAACGTGAAGAATCTGAAATTAAAGCAGCAGCGAGTCCTGAGCATATTAAAATTGTAGATAGTGCCATAGGAACAGGATTAGTATCTCCTAATTCTAAAATGATTTATTTTGGTGCATTAGCACTAGGCTTAGCAATTCCATTTGGATTTGTCTTTTTACGCCAATTATTAAATAATAAAATTCATACCAAAGAAGATGTTGAGAAATTAGTCGGAGCTCCGGTAGTAGGAATGATTCCGAACAGTGATGTTAAAATTGTAAAAAACAATGACAATTCTGAAACTGCAGAATCATTCCGAATGTTAAGAACTAATATTAATTTCATGACTAAAAGCCAAAGAGATTCTGGAAAAGTCATCTATGTGACTTCTTCGATTTCAGGTGAAGGAAAAACCTATATCGCGACAAACCTTACTCAAATAATGACATTCTCTAATGATCGAGTATTATTGATTGGTGCCGATATTCGTAATCCTAAAATTATGGAATATCTTAATATTACATCCATACCTCGAAGAACAACAGGAGTTACTAACTTCTTAGCAGATGATAATATTCAAGTGGAAGATATAATTAATAAGAATATTTCTGAATATGCATTTGATTTTATTACTTCTGGAGATATTCCTCCAAATCCTGCTGAATTATTGATGAATGGTCGTTTTTCTAAAATTATTGAATATGCACGTCATCATTATGATTATATTATCGTAGATACCGCACCTATTAATCTTGTAACAGACACTGTATTGATTGCAGATGATGCAGATGTAACATTGTATATTTCCCGTGCTAATTACACAGATAAAAATCTTTTGGATATTCCAAAACAAATGTATAGTGAAAAAATTCTTAAAAACATGAGTATGGTGGTGAACGATTTAGATATGAATCGTGGTTATGGATATCGACACGGTTATGGCTATGGTTATGGTTATGGCTATGGTTATAGATATATTGATGAAACACCTTTTTATAAAAAAATATTTAAGCGTTTTAAATCATAA
- a CDS encoding polysaccharide biosynthesis/export family protein, whose product MKLKSLHLFLCCFSALIITSCAKREDVVYFNDAEKINTIVEEVTPRIQKNDKIRVSVYATDPATTAPFNQQSSSSNDIEGKTYLVDENGEIDLPILGKVNVKGLTRVEAQKLIQDKVAIYIRNATVTVSFVDFKITILGEVNSPGTKTLTSEKVSIIDAIGLAGDLKINGVRNNIMVIRNTEGQVESHRVDLTSSTIFNSPVYYLAQNDVVYVEPNKSAIQNSSSTRTITIAASIIGLVLSITTIITRL is encoded by the coding sequence ATGAAATTAAAATCCTTACATCTATTTTTGTGTTGTTTTTCTGCACTAATCATCACATCTTGTGCGAAAAGAGAGGATGTCGTATACTTTAACGATGCTGAAAAAATTAATACGATTGTAGAAGAAGTTACTCCAAGAATTCAAAAAAATGATAAAATAAGAGTAAGTGTTTATGCAACAGATCCTGCAACTACCGCTCCTTTCAATCAACAAAGTTCATCTTCTAATGATATCGAAGGGAAAACCTATTTAGTAGATGAAAATGGAGAAATTGACTTACCAATCTTAGGAAAAGTAAATGTAAAAGGTCTAACCCGAGTAGAAGCTCAAAAACTCATTCAAGATAAAGTCGCTATCTATATCCGAAATGCTACAGTCACTGTATCCTTCGTTGATTTTAAAATTACCATTTTAGGTGAAGTGAATAGCCCGGGTACAAAAACATTAACTTCTGAAAAAGTTTCTATTATAGATGCCATTGGTTTAGCAGGCGATTTGAAAATAAATGGTGTACGTAACAACATTATGGTCATTCGTAATACAGAAGGGCAAGTTGAATCTCATCGCGTAGATTTAACTTCAAGTACTATTTTTAATTCTCCAGTGTATTATCTTGCTCAAAATGATGTTGTGTATGTTGAGCCAAATAAATCGGCAATTCAAAATTCATCAAGCACTCGTACAATTACTATTGCTGCGTCTATTATTGGGTTAGTTCTATCAATAACAACAATTATAACACGTTTATAA
- a CDS encoding nucleoside-diphosphate sugar epimerase/dehydratase — protein MDNTKDHLLKNLPRWVILLIDLSIVGFSYFISSFIINSFTGTFDFTHILYKIPLVIVVYLIFYIIFGTYKGVIRQTGLKDAQNVFLSNLFAFFLILTLSIIVRNTLDFEDIVLKRYRLSYSVLFIHSFVTTVIMVFARTTYKSLYAHYLVNSKKSKNVLIYGAGDSGVITLNTLMADHSSDCSVVCFIDDNYKKAGKKINGVIVRHSSALSEEFIQQNDIKEVIISIQNIKKNELLRISEELTKYPIKVKIVPAVQDWLNNNYSSKQIKDLNIDDLLGRDTIQLNNPIVDQELEGKIILVTGAAGSIGSEIARQVARKKFKKLILIDIAESALYDVQQNMKSEFLDQIEFIIGNVRDENRMRYIFNTYSPDYIYHAAAYKHVPLMEKYPYEAVNTNIKGTKIMADLANEFKVEKFVMISTDKAVNPTNVMGATKRCAEIYVNCLNALSDTNYIVTRFGNVLGSNGSVIPLFKRQMNEGGPLTVTHPEITRYFMTIPEACQLVLEAGTMGNGGEIFVFDMGESMKIFDQAKRMIRLSGYRYPEDIDIKIIGLRPGEKIYEELLANNENTIKTHHEKIMIAKVDYSSCEHTYDKITELCQFATASEQNKDNNALVLKIKKIVPEFISQNSTFELLDK, from the coding sequence ATGGATAATACAAAAGATCATTTACTTAAAAACCTACCAAGATGGGTCATCTTACTTATTGATTTAAGTATCGTTGGGTTCTCATATTTTATCAGTAGTTTTATTATTAATAGTTTCACTGGAACTTTTGATTTTACTCATATTTTATACAAAATCCCTCTAGTAATAGTAGTATATTTAATTTTTTATATCATTTTTGGAACTTACAAAGGAGTCATTCGTCAAACGGGACTAAAAGATGCTCAAAATGTATTTTTATCGAATCTTTTTGCATTTTTTTTAATTTTAACTTTGTCTATTATTGTTCGAAATACACTCGATTTTGAAGATATTGTCTTAAAGCGCTACCGATTATCTTATTCTGTATTATTTATTCATTCGTTTGTAACAACCGTCATCATGGTTTTTGCAAGAACAACATATAAATCATTATATGCGCATTATTTAGTAAATAGCAAAAAATCTAAAAACGTATTAATTTACGGTGCAGGAGATTCAGGAGTCATTACACTAAATACATTAATGGCCGATCACAGTTCAGATTGTTCAGTGGTCTGTTTTATTGATGACAATTATAAAAAAGCAGGAAAAAAAATCAATGGTGTAATCGTTCGTCATTCATCAGCACTATCTGAAGAATTTATCCAACAGAACGACATTAAGGAAGTGATTATCTCCATTCAGAACATAAAAAAGAATGAACTTTTAAGAATTTCAGAAGAGTTAACGAAATATCCAATAAAAGTAAAAATTGTACCTGCTGTACAAGATTGGTTAAATAATAACTATTCCTCTAAACAAATTAAAGACCTTAACATTGACGATTTATTGGGTCGTGACACTATTCAGTTAAACAATCCTATTGTAGATCAAGAGTTAGAAGGCAAAATTATTTTAGTCACTGGAGCTGCAGGATCGATTGGAAGTGAAATTGCTCGTCAAGTCGCACGCAAAAAATTTAAAAAACTAATTCTGATTGATATTGCTGAGTCTGCTTTATATGATGTTCAACAAAATATGAAATCGGAATTTCTTGATCAAATTGAATTTATTATCGGAAATGTAAGGGATGAGAATCGTATGCGATACATTTTCAATACTTATTCGCCTGATTATATTTACCATGCTGCTGCCTATAAGCATGTTCCTTTAATGGAAAAGTATCCTTATGAAGCGGTAAACACCAACATCAAAGGAACGAAGATAATGGCGGACTTGGCGAATGAATTTAAGGTGGAAAAATTTGTAATGATATCAACGGATAAAGCGGTAAATCCGACCAATGTGATGGGAGCAACCAAACGATGCGCAGAAATCTATGTGAATTGCCTGAATGCTTTATCTGATACAAATTATATTGTCACACGATTTGGAAATGTATTGGGTTCGAATGGATCCGTAATTCCTTTATTCAAACGACAAATGAATGAAGGTGGTCCGTTAACGGTTACGCATCCCGAAATCACACGTTATTTCATGACAATTCCCGAAGCTTGTCAATTGGTTTTAGAAGCAGGAACAATGGGTAATGGTGGAGAAATCTTTGTATTTGACATGGGAGAGTCGATGAAAATTTTTGATCAGGCCAAACGAATGATTCGATTAAGTGGATATCGTTACCCAGAAGATATCGACATAAAAATTATTGGACTTCGCCCTGGAGAAAAAATTTATGAGGAACTATTAGCCAATAATGAAAATACGATTAAGACCCATCATGAAAAGATTATGATTGCAAAAGTTGATTACTCCAGCTGCGAGCATACTTACGATAAAATTACAGAATTATGTCAATTTGCAACAGCGTCAGAACAAAATAAAGATAATAACGCTTTGGTCTTAAAAATTAAAAAGATTGTTCCTGAATTTATTTCACAAAATTCTACCTTTGAATTATTAGATAAATAA
- a CDS encoding ribose-phosphate pyrophosphokinase: MEQSAFLFSTRGSHDLATKIAEHYGQELGNLKIVQFSDGEFTPAFEQPIRGARVFLIGSTHQPTDNLMELLLMCDAAKRASAKSITVVIPYFGFARQDRKDAPRVPIGAKLVAKMLMSAGATRVMTMDLHADQIQGFFEIPVDHLFASTIFVDYINSLGLDNLCIASPDMGGAKRANTYAKHLNADIVICHKERKVANQVENMMLIGEVEGKNVILVDDMIDTAGTLAKAAELIMSKGAKSVRAIATHGILSGPAFERLQDSMLTEIAVTDSIPLKKTGVDKIKVLSCAPLFADVMHLVHDNKSISQRFVI; encoded by the coding sequence ATGGAACAATCAGCATTTCTTTTCTCAACACGTGGTTCACATGATTTGGCCACAAAAATCGCAGAACATTACGGTCAAGAATTAGGTAATTTAAAAATCGTACAATTTAGCGATGGTGAGTTTACTCCAGCATTCGAACAACCAATTCGTGGTGCTCGTGTTTTCTTAATCGGGTCTACACATCAGCCTACTGATAACTTAATGGAGTTATTATTAATGTGTGACGCCGCAAAACGCGCTTCTGCAAAAAGTATTACAGTGGTTATTCCTTACTTTGGTTTTGCCCGTCAAGATCGTAAAGATGCTCCACGTGTACCAATCGGTGCTAAATTAGTAGCGAAAATGTTAATGTCAGCTGGTGCAACTCGTGTAATGACAATGGATTTACACGCAGATCAAATTCAAGGATTCTTCGAAATTCCTGTAGATCATTTATTTGCTTCAACCATCTTTGTTGATTACATCAATAGCTTAGGTTTAGATAATTTATGTATTGCTTCTCCAGATATGGGAGGTGCTAAACGTGCAAATACGTACGCAAAACACTTAAATGCAGATATCGTGATTTGTCATAAAGAACGTAAAGTGGCTAACCAAGTAGAGAACATGATGTTGATTGGAGAAGTAGAAGGTAAAAATGTCATTTTAGTGGATGATATGATTGATACTGCTGGTACGTTAGCAAAAGCTGCCGAGTTAATCATGTCAAAAGGTGCAAAATCTGTACGTGCAATTGCAACTCACGGAATCCTTTCTGGACCTGCATTTGAGCGTTTACAAGACTCAATGTTAACAGAAATTGCTGTAACTGATAGTATTCCATTAAAAAAGACTGGTGTAGATAAAATAAAAGTGTTATCTTGCGCTCCGCTTTTTGCTGATGTTATGCATTTAGTTCATGACAATAAATCAATTAGCCAACGCTTTGTAATCTAA
- a CDS encoding 50S ribosomal protein L25/general stress protein Ctc yields MKSILIQGVKRENVGKVATRALRNAEQVPCVIYGGTEPIHFAADEKAFKGLVYTPEAHTVTIELADGSKLGAILQDIQFHPVTDRIIHADFYQLDENKPVTMEVPVRLVGRARGLVAGGVLRFNMRKVKVRAIPANLPDEIEIDITPMRIGHKMYIESLKNEKYSFAHPDNAVVVAIRTSRNAVKDADVDEDEE; encoded by the coding sequence ATGAAATCTATTTTAATCCAAGGTGTTAAAAGAGAAAACGTAGGTAAAGTTGCTACGCGTGCCTTACGTAATGCTGAACAAGTACCTTGTGTAATTTATGGTGGAACTGAACCAATTCACTTTGCTGCTGACGAAAAAGCATTCAAAGGATTAGTTTATACTCCAGAAGCTCACACAGTTACTATCGAGTTAGCTGATGGGTCTAAATTGGGGGCTATCTTACAAGATATCCAATTCCACCCAGTAACAGATCGTATCATCCACGCTGATTTCTACCAATTAGACGAGAACAAACCAGTTACTATGGAAGTTCCAGTTCGTTTAGTAGGACGTGCTCGTGGTTTAGTTGCCGGAGGGGTTTTACGTTTCAACATGCGTAAAGTTAAAGTTCGTGCTATTCCAGCTAACTTACCAGACGAAATCGAAATCGACATTACTCCAATGAGAATTGGACACAAAATGTACATCGAGTCTTTAAAGAACGAAAAATATTCATTCGCTCACCCAGACAACGCTGTAGTAGTAGCTATCCGTACTTCTCGTAACGCTGTTAAAGATGCGGACGTTGATGAAGATGAAGAATAA
- a CDS encoding Rrf2 family transcriptional regulator: MFSKACEYGIKASIYIARESIGGNRVNLKQIADSINSPEAYTAKILQQLVKHGVIHSVKGKMGGFEVDPSLLSEIKLVHIIKAIDGDGLYHSCVLGLNECDAKRPCALHKRIFMIRKDLQHMLEVTSMNDLIDDIDNGLAFLKH; the protein is encoded by the coding sequence ATGTTTTCAAAAGCGTGTGAGTACGGGATTAAGGCGAGTATCTATATCGCTCGTGAATCAATCGGTGGAAACCGCGTGAATTTGAAACAAATTGCAGATTCAATCAATTCACCAGAAGCCTATACAGCTAAAATTTTACAACAATTAGTAAAACATGGAGTCATCCATTCTGTAAAGGGTAAAATGGGAGGATTTGAAGTTGATCCAAGCTTATTGTCAGAAATTAAATTGGTTCATATCATTAAAGCCATTGATGGTGATGGATTATACCATAGCTGTGTATTAGGATTGAATGAATGCGATGCAAAAAGACCATGTGCCTTACACAAACGAATTTTTATGATTAGAAAAGATTTACAACACATGTTGGAAGTGACGTCAATGAATGATTTAATTGATGACATTGATAATGGGTTAGCCTTTTTAAAGCATTAA
- a CDS encoding glutaminyl-peptide cyclotransferase, whose translation MKKIFLLAAIASTMVTFSCKDDASANNNAITELVSAIEQKRMKFGDKLSVDFSALEGVDNVRLTVDGKEVPNGATISKDIVGLGNHSIFIEFLKGSEVLNSREFTFMVLGDEPASTWTYEVVNTYPHDNKYFTQGFYYKDGYIYEGTGLRNETYLAKYKLGEAKAENEYKIVEDVFGEGITELNGVIYQLTWQDRVGFKYDQNFKQLEQFNLPGTVMEGWGITTVGDQLAISEGTQRIQFFDKDLNYVRTIQAVDSENIYLKLNELEYHDGLIYANVYESGIILVIAPETGQVKAKIDLSELKTKQTNPQADVLNGIAFKGDTMLVTGKKWDYIYEVKIKKPL comes from the coding sequence ATGAAAAAGATATTTTTATTGGCTGCTATAGCCTCTACGATGGTTACATTTTCTTGTAAAGATGATGCCAGTGCAAATAACAATGCAATTACTGAATTAGTATCTGCTATCGAACAAAAGCGAATGAAATTTGGAGATAAATTATCCGTTGATTTCTCAGCTTTAGAAGGTGTGGACAATGTTCGCTTAACGGTTGATGGTAAAGAAGTTCCGAATGGAGCGACGATTAGTAAAGATATCGTGGGCTTAGGAAATCATTCTATTTTTATTGAATTTTTAAAAGGGAGCGAAGTCTTAAATTCAAGAGAGTTTACGTTTATGGTCTTAGGTGATGAACCTGCTTCTACTTGGACATACGAAGTCGTTAATACCTATCCACACGATAATAAGTATTTTACACAAGGATTTTACTACAAAGATGGATACATCTATGAAGGAACAGGTTTACGTAATGAAACTTATTTAGCTAAATATAAATTGGGTGAAGCCAAGGCCGAAAACGAATATAAAATCGTTGAGGATGTTTTTGGTGAAGGAATTACAGAGTTAAATGGTGTGATCTATCAATTAACTTGGCAAGATCGTGTAGGATTTAAATACGATCAAAACTTTAAACAATTAGAGCAATTTAATTTACCAGGAACAGTGATGGAAGGTTGGGGAATCACTACAGTTGGTGACCAATTAGCCATTTCTGAAGGAACACAACGTATTCAATTCTTTGATAAAGATTTAAATTACGTTCGTACCATCCAAGCGGTAGACAGTGAAAATATTTATTTAAAATTAAATGAATTGGAATATCATGACGGTTTGATTTACGCCAACGTGTATGAATCAGGAATTATTTTAGTTATAGCGCCAGAAACAGGTCAAGTAAAAGCTAAAATTGATTTAAGTGAATTAAAAACAAAACAAACGAATCCCCAAGCGGATGTTTTAAATGGGATTGCATTTAAAGGTGACACTATGTTAGTGACAGGTAAAAAATGGGATTACATATATGAAGTAAAAATTAAGAAACCATTATAA
- the ruvC gene encoding crossover junction endodeoxyribonuclease RuvC has translation MERIILGVDPGTTVMGFGLIKVVGNKISLITLDELLLHKLPNHEMKLKKIFEKTIALIDQYHPDELAIEAPFLGQNAQSMLKLGRAQGVCIAACLSREIPITEYAPRKIKMAITGNGNASKEQVAGMLQHLVGLKELPKRLDSTDGLAAAVCHYLNSGTGVAKQKSYSGWDAFVKANPSRSK, from the coding sequence ATGGAAAGAATCATTTTAGGCGTTGACCCGGGAACAACTGTAATGGGATTTGGATTGATAAAAGTTGTAGGAAATAAAATTTCGTTAATTACTTTAGACGAATTATTATTACACAAGTTACCCAATCACGAAATGAAATTGAAGAAGATTTTTGAAAAAACAATTGCATTAATCGATCAATATCATCCGGATGAATTAGCCATTGAAGCTCCTTTCCTAGGACAAAATGCACAATCGATGTTGAAACTTGGACGTGCACAAGGCGTTTGTATTGCTGCTTGTTTATCTCGCGAAATTCCAATTACTGAATATGCACCTCGAAAAATTAAAATGGCTATCACAGGAAATGGAAACGCTTCCAAAGAGCAAGTCGCTGGAATGTTACAACATTTGGTGGGATTAAAAGAATTACCCAAACGTTTAGATTCGACAGATGGTTTGGCAGCTGCCGTTTGCCATTATTTGAATTCTGGAACAGGTGTTGCCAAACAAAAATCCTATTCGGGTTGGGATGCTTTTGTAAAAGCTAATCCAAGTCGATCAAAATAA
- a CDS encoding IS1182 family transposase: MYTSSKIVFKDYNPKENLLFPPNLSELIEEKHPVRVISNIIDGLAIKNLINSYKPYGTSSYHPKMLLKVLIYGYLSNIYSSRKLEQALKENIHFMWLSGMNRPDHNTINRFRSERLKGKLKSIFTQIVLLLEKEGIVSLTTTFVDGTKIEANANRYTFVWGRAIKKHKARISEQLEDLWNYAESVAKEELQNTENIEFKEIDSEKVTQTIDKINEVLKDKKIPSKIRQKLNYGKRNWSKNLEKYKKQEEILQQRNSYSKTDTDATFMRMKEDHMKNGQLKPAYNLQISTNKQYILHYSIHHNPTDTKTLKPHLAGFEQHYHRTPKELVADAGYGSEENYNLLKSKKIKPYVKYNYFRKDQKSGQITSSESNPKLAKIREKAYKLLNTVKGIKLRKQRCHDVEPVFAEIKHNKNFKRFMLRGVDKVEIEVGLLAIAHNLKKMAKIT, translated from the coding sequence GTGTATACTAGTTCGAAAATAGTCTTTAAAGATTACAATCCCAAAGAAAATTTGCTTTTTCCTCCAAATTTATCGGAGTTGATAGAAGAAAAGCATCCTGTTAGAGTTATTTCCAATATAATAGATGGTTTAGCAATTAAAAATCTTATTAATAGCTATAAACCATATGGAACATCATCTTATCACCCAAAAATGCTTCTGAAAGTGTTGATTTATGGCTACCTAAGTAATATTTATTCAAGCCGTAAACTAGAACAAGCACTGAAAGAAAATATTCATTTTATGTGGCTTTCTGGAATGAATCGTCCTGACCATAATACGATAAATCGCTTTCGTAGCGAGCGATTAAAAGGTAAACTGAAATCTATATTCACTCAAATAGTCTTGCTTTTAGAAAAAGAAGGAATCGTTAGTTTAACAACCACTTTTGTTGATGGGACTAAGATTGAGGCAAACGCTAATCGCTATACATTCGTTTGGGGAAGAGCGATTAAAAAACACAAAGCTAGAATTTCTGAGCAGTTAGAAGACTTATGGAATTACGCAGAAAGTGTAGCAAAAGAAGAGCTTCAAAACACAGAAAATATTGAATTTAAAGAAATCGATTCTGAAAAAGTCACACAAACAATTGATAAGATAAATGAAGTTTTGAAAGATAAAAAAATCCCATCAAAGATTCGTCAAAAGCTCAATTATGGAAAGAGAAATTGGTCTAAGAATTTAGAAAAATACAAAAAACAAGAAGAGATTTTACAACAAAGAAATTCTTACTCTAAGACCGATACAGATGCTACATTTATGAGAATGAAAGAAGATCATATGAAAAATGGTCAGCTAAAACCCGCTTATAATCTGCAAATCTCCACGAATAAACAGTATATTTTACATTATTCTATTCACCATAATCCAACCGATACAAAAACTCTAAAACCTCATTTAGCAGGTTTTGAGCAGCATTACCATAGAACTCCAAAAGAGCTTGTAGCCGATGCGGGCTATGGCTCAGAAGAAAATTATAACTTGCTTAAATCAAAAAAGATAAAACCTTACGTAAAATACAATTACTTCAGAAAAGATCAAAAATCAGGACAAATTACTTCTTCAGAGAGCAATCCCAAACTGGCTAAAATAAGAGAAAAAGCATATAAACTTCTCAATACAGTGAAAGGTATCAAACTCAGAAAACAAAGATGTCACGATGTTGAACCAGTTTTTGCCGAAATAAAACACAACAAAAACTTTAAACGATTTATGTTAAGAGGAGTTGATAAAGTCGAAATTGAAGTCGGCTTACTTGCTATTGCTCATAACTTAAAGAAAATGGCGAAAATCACCTGA